A region from the Schistocerca serialis cubense isolate TAMUIC-IGC-003099 chromosome 1, iqSchSeri2.2, whole genome shotgun sequence genome encodes:
- the LOC126442094 gene encoding uncharacterized protein LOC126442094, with amino-acid sequence MTPPTAPPPLAPPPLAPPPRQCLPLSLLPVWSAAPNRRLFPPPRPHLRPLPPPCSSAVAEPMDAGAAVTPPPPPMDVVALSPYLSTPSGSVRPGQVFHGAFSSHPHKRVDSTPWQFRCLPPQLHHPWALHLPSEAVLNDGALFQGGGMWY; translated from the coding sequence ATGACTCCACCGACAGCGCCTCCGCCGCTCGCGCCTCCGCCGCTCGCGCCTCCGCCGCGGCAGTGCCTGCCATTGTCACTGCTACCAGTCTGGTCAGCTGCACCAAACAGACGCCTCTTCCCGCCGCCACGGCCCCACCTCCGGCCGCTGCCACCACCGTGTTCCTCTGCGGTGGCAGAACCGATGGACGCTGGGGCTGCCGTCACGCCGCCACCGCCACCCATGGATGTCGTTGCTCTGTCTCCTTATCTGAGCACACCAAGTGGCAGTGTgcggcctgggcaggttttccacggaGCAttttcctcgcaccctcacaagCGGGTGGACAGCACGCCCTGGCAGTTCCGCTGTCTGCCCCCTCAGCTGCACCACCCCTGGGCCCTCCACCTGCCGTCGGAAGCCGTACTCAATGACGGTGCGttgtttcaggggggagggatgtggtattga